A stretch of DNA from Montipora foliosa isolate CH-2021 chromosome 4, ASM3666993v2, whole genome shotgun sequence:
AATAAGGTTTGTCTCGGAATAAATTGTTAGCTGCTATTCTGTTTACTCTGTTGGCAGCGTTCCGTGAAACTGTTGACATCATTGCATCTGGCATGTTCCTCAAGGACATTATTATTAGGGCCAGAAAGCTTGTGCTTTGAAACCAAACCAGATATTCCTGCACCTCCATAGGGAGGGGAGGTTTACTTTGGGCGGTACACCCATTAACAGAATCATTACTGGacttagttttatttttatttctatttttctttgtcttagaTTTAGCCTCCGACTGGCCAGTCCCGACAGCACCCTTAGGAACAGAGGCAACACCAGCCTTATTAATATTGTCAGAGCTCTCATTACTTTCCCCATGACCAGATAATACATGACTAATAGTACTTTTACTAGCAGTAAGGCCCTTAACAGGGCCTTAACAGGGCCAGCGCTCACATGAGCGTCACTCACTTTGTCACATGACACATTACTACTTATTTTACCAACAGTACTACTATTTTCACAGTTAACACCCATACTAGTACTCAGCCTAGCTCTATTTTCTGAACAGAGCTGCTGAGACACTCTACTGATACTATTAACAGTACTAGTACTTTCATAATTACTATCTTTACAAGTACCACCAGGCAGTGACGGACAGGGCGCCTTCAAGGCACCGCCGTCAGGCGAACGTTGAGAGTCGGCACTCACACTAGCATTCTTCACAAGCTGCTCTGCAGGGGTTAACTCACTAAACAGGGCATTGAAACTAACATCGCTAGCAGATATACCACCACTACTATTGCTATAAGCAGGAGGGCCAGCGGGAGTCGGTGGAATTACGGAGATGTCAGAACTAGGAAGGACCAAGACTACAGACCCCACCAAAGGCGAAGAGGAGGCACTAGGGAGGGGGGCAGGGGAATATGAAAAGAGATCATCACTCCCGCCCGCCTCCACGTCCTCAGGCGCCTCAGGAGGAGCCAGAGAGTCAGCAGAAGCATCTGAAGACATGCTGTGAGGATCAAGGTCAGAACCAGACTCAGACTCAGAGGTCGCGGACGAGGAAGCCATAGGCGGAGCAGGACCAAGACTCCCACCCACAGGGGAAGCCACAATCGCTGGCAGACCTCAAGCCCTCTGGCAATCCTTCGCGAAATGCCCTTCCTTGCCACACCCTCGGGAACGATCCCAGAATGGGCAGTCAACGGCCTTGTGATTCTCTTTACAAATGTTACATTGTAGGGGCTGACCTCTATATCAGGTAGTAACCCGAAAACCATCAATGAGCATGAACAGAGGAATAGTCTCCTTACAGACCATCTGTACCAGTCTTGTCCCAGTGCTGGAAAGAGCAATCCTCTATCGTGCCATAGGGCCGAAGGGCAAGCTTCACACTTTCCCAAGATCCCTCAAAGTGGAAATGGTGAACTTGAACCAGAGTCAAAGGAGGGCCACTTAGAACAACAGGACAGACACGATTGAACAAACGAACACCCTCATAACCATCAACTACAGTTTTGCCCTGAACCTGCTCAAAAGTAACGTTTATGTCGCCACTGGGCAACAGGTGAACCGActgaacattaaaatttttaaatcgATCACTAATGCATTTGGCGATAGCGGATGGAACTTTGTCACGGAGCGGACCGCCACAACGTAATTTAACGGTACGCCTCAAAAGGGGCAAGCTATGGAGTGGGGCATGGCAAACCAAGAAACCCACACAGAAAGACAGGCTTACCCGGTGGGGCTTTACCTGAAAAAAGCGCACTTTTTGTATAGCATGTAGCAATCACAGTTTTAATCCAAACCATAACAAACTTTATATAACTGGAAAGCTTATACTCCAAAGGTTCTGAAAACGAATGTTTTTATGCACTGCCAGCAAAAGTAACCTGGTACCAGGCTGTCAAAGGCACTACCCGCAGTGCAAAACCCTCGGGTACCTGAGAAAAGATTTCTCTTTGCAGACTTCACAGACAAATAAACTTCTTATGTTATTTCAAAGAATAGTACCTAATTGTTGATATGAATGGAGGATTTTGCAAAATTGTAAAATCACATGCCAAAAGAGCCATCTCAAGTTAAACCATCAAAATGTGGGGGATTTTTCATTGATCATTTTTTCCCCAGCAAGCCCTTGACAAATTCCCTCATTCATATCAATTCATTTAATGAGCACTAACtctcctgaaaatttcaggtcaaTAGCTTAAATCTTTcttgaaatatcttttctcaAAGGCAAAAATCGCTCGTTTTGAGAAAACAGACTTAAAGTTTACAACAAATTATATATTATGATTGTTCGGGGAAAAGAATATCAGTGGGTGGAAAACTATCCAGATTTAGTTCTCAGAGGCTTAAGGGAGCCCTTAGAATCCTCCAGGGTCATAGCTTGGTCCATCAATTTCAAGAAGGGCTTCTTCTCTTCTGGTCCGCACAAGTTGGAGTCCCTGGCGGCGCTTTTTCTCCATGGCTGTAGCTTGAGCATTTGCTTTCCTCAACCGCTTATTGTTCTTTAGTCTAAATGAATGAGTTGTGTGACTCCCACCAGGAATGGAAAGTTTATCCATTATTTCATTCCTACATTCTGCTCCTTTGTGGAAGTGGCAGATGGCTGAAGCAGCAGCATAACGGACGACTTTAGCACCATGATGCTTATGCTTGGGGCAACGCACCCAAACCGTACCATTGATACACTCGTTTGGGTTTTGGGTGGTCCCCCGAATGCATCTTTCAAGTAACTTTGTGTCACTGAGTGTCATAAATGTTGGCCTGAGAAGTTCTAGAAATACCTCAGGCAAACAGTCATCATCTTTGTAAGTTTTTGTCGCTGTTGTGACATCCTGCTGCCACTTACACCATGAGGTTTCTCCAAGAGGACAGAACCGGTGCTGTTTGGCAGGATCTTGAGTTTTCACACTATGGTTCAGAATAGCTATAATGTTCTTCTTCATAGTATAAATGGATACATCAACTTCTCTGTCAGTTAGATTCGACTTCTTTATAGTATTCTGACGTATTGCCAGACCATaatatttctgtaattttttaatttttgtttcagtgagCCTGCCACGCCCCCCTATGGGTTTGCCATCCTCCAGCTTTCCTTTTGTCTTTGCTTTCAAGTTTAAAAGGTGTTTGCCCATTCTCTTTTGTACGTGGCCAACACAATCCAACTTGATCACTTTGCAATCATCATACACATTTTCAACAGTGTTGAATGCTTTGCTGTCCCCATCTGAGACCATCCATTTGTAATGCATGTTGTGCAGTTCAATTGATCTCCTCCAGAGAATAGAAGCTCCCTCAGCTTCCATGGCTGGTGAACTACCATTGAAATTAATATCACACTCACCAGAGGCCAAATGTTCTCTTCTCCATTCCTGAAGTCGTTCATCATCTCCTTCACACTGGGACTGTTTGAGGGAACATTTTTGGCAAGCTTTAGACAAAACAGTGTAGTCCAAAACCTCACCACTGTCTACTGAAATAGCAAAGACTACCCCTGTTAGGGAGGTAAAACCCCGCTTGGCCCAGGTGCCATCAAAGCTTACAGCTACATCCAAAGTGTCGTCCTTGTCAAGGTCTGGATTCTCATCAAGAACGATGTTTCGCAGCCTTTGACCTGCCTGTGTGAGCTCTTCCTTTGTGTAATCTTCTACAACCTCTAGGATGCTGTCTACCTGTTTTTGGTAGGCACTTGTTGACATACAGGGCATGTTCATGATTCCACAAAAGGATGCAAGCCCTTCATAACCTGTTCCGGATTCCAGGGAGTAATAAACAGCTCTTTTGTTTACATCGAAGGACTTTCCCCTTTTTGTAATGTTAGCTGATGTCTGGAATGAAATGCTTTCATCACAAGCACTACAAGTAAtagttaagtcagactttaagCCAGCCCGAccactttcattttcttgaagaATGATGTTtgctgaagaaagaaaaaagagaaatatgtAGTATGAGACACTgctctttttgtaatttctaaaGATCTAGAGTGAAATCAGACAGATGCCataatttggaaacaaaatccATGTAGAAATAGAATTGCCTAAATTTATGTACagagaaaaacatcaaaacctcaaaatcactaaaaaaaagttttatatCAACTGAAATTCCCTTGCTCCTCAGCTTGAAACACAATATAACGGTTTGATAAAATCTGTCGAACCTATTTCTCACCTTCTCCACATTCATGTGCCTCAGAGAGCACTGAAGACAGACTTTCCAAGTTAATTAGTCTGTAACCAGTTGCTTCGCATTGCTCAGTTGATTCGTCATCCAAACATTTTGAAGATTCGTCTGGTGAATGATAGAGCTTCATCTTCTTCGCTGATCAACTGAGTGGTTGAGCACATTCAGAGTCTGACAAGTCTGGTTCCTCATGAGAGGTGCTCGGTGTTTCTCGATCGATTATTGCTGCTGCTAACGGAGTGTTTTCACCAAGTTTCCCCTTTCTTTTCGATCCGCCAAATCCTTTACCCTTTCGTTTAGGCCTGTAGCTGCTTCTCTGCTTTTTTCCAGCCATTCAACAATATATATTTCGACTATTTCTCGGTACACTAATTTCACAAAGCAATCTCAACTTTCGGTTTACAGTAAATCTATCCCAGACTGCAGTTCGTAGAGATTCCTCGAAATCTCGCGTCATGTATGTGTCACTAAGTATCCCATTCGTGTTTCGACAAGAAAAGACGCAGAAAAACCTGTAAACGgccacaaaaaacaaacaatgctgccgacgttgccatggcaacgcgAACTCAGATTTGAACCGCTTGTAAACAAACCATTCATTTACAGGGAAATACCCAaaaaatcgaacaaaaacaCTTTACAATGTTTATTTAAATAGTTAAAGTTGCCGATTTTAAGGAAAAtctaaaaaccaatttttcagcAAAATTCAGGTGAAGCCCCACCTTACCCCAGGTTAGGGCAGGACGCCCAGCATAAGTCCCTTGGAGGGTCACCTGAGTAATTAATTGATGCAAAGTTATGTACAAGAAAGCAAAAACCAGCAAGCCAAAAGGAAAAAGGAGATAAATATATACAAATATTTACACTACCAAAAGAGGTAGCAAGGACCAACCAAATCGAGAGACGCGGAGGACACACTACCAATCAAGGGCTCGACCGGAGGCTAAACCTGTGTCAGGTAAGTATCAACTTTGTCAGCCTCTCCCGGGCAGGCCAGTGACTCGCTTCTTCCTGGGGAAGACAAGTGAAGGTGGCACctggtcagtcagtcagtcagtcagttgtTTTACTTTCAATTGATTATTTCTttcccagagggaagtgggccgcACTCGGAGTTAGTgttataccgaggcaacccgtggccagGACGAGgaaagcctcttttccacggcccagttccaaaaatcattGATATTTACCAGGTCCCAAGGTCCCAGGTAAAAAGGTCGAATTCCCGAAATATTTATGACACAGGTAAAGGGGAACGAATAAATTTAAAGCAGGTACAAAAGAGTGTTCATGTTGAGCAAAGCTCAAAGTCCAAACCTAACTAACCTAACCTACAAAAATGAAAGTCCAAAACAGAAGTTCAAAAGCCAGTCCGTACTATAGAAAGCCTAACTAACGAACTAACTAACTAAAGAACCAACAATAAAAACAGACTAATTAAATTACTAAGGGTGAAAAGTAATGTGATCATCTTAAGAGACTGAACAAACAACGTTTGAAACAGACCAAAAGGACTTAATGTTATCCAGAGAGTCACCCTGAACACGCGATCTAACATCCTTAATAACATTATTGATAATTGAACGGAAGCCTAGAATACTGTTACGAAAAGTTGCAAGATTGCACGCATGCCAAACGAAAAAAAGGACGGTTGCAGCCAAATAATAAAACACCGAAGGGCCAGGAGAAGACGAACAAATAGAAAAGGGgagaaagacaaaacaaaaggaaaaccaaGAAGACGAGAAAACGAAGCTGCAAAGTA
This window harbors:
- the LOC138001451 gene encoding uncharacterized protein, coding for MKLYHSPDESSKCLDDESTEQCEATGYRLINLESLSSVLSEAHECGEANIILQENESGRAGLKSDLTITCSACDESISFQTSANITKRGKSFDVNKRAVYYSLESGTGYEGLASFCGIMNMPCMSTSAYQKQVDSILEVVEDYTKEELTQAGQRLRNIVLDENPDLDKDDTLDVAVSFDGTWAKRGFTSLTGVVFAISVDSGEVLDYTVLSKACQKCSLKQSQCEGDDERLQEWRREHLASGECDINFNGSSPAMEAEGASILWRRSIELHNMHYKWMVSDGDSKAFNTVENVYDDCKVIKLDCVGHVQKRMGKHLLNLKAKTKGKLEDGKPIGGRGRLTETKIKKLQKYYGLAIRQNTIKKSNLTDREVDVSIYTMKKNIIAILNHSVKTQDPAKQHRFCPLGETSWCKWQQDVTTATKTYKDDDCLPEVFLELLRPTFMTLSDTKLLERCIRGTTQNPNECINGTVWVRCPKHKHHGAKVVRYAAASAICHFHKGAECRNEIMDKLSIPGGSHTTHSFRLKNNKRLRKANAQATAMEKKRRQGLQLVRTRREEALLEIDGPSYDPGGF